A single window of Sphaerodactylus townsendi isolate TG3544 linkage group LG05, MPM_Stown_v2.3, whole genome shotgun sequence DNA harbors:
- the CCDC24 gene encoding coiled-coil domain-containing protein 24, giving the protein MLLLLDASGQPLQPAASLWKMVEDQVAPSERLEVKTILGDDVVERSLELHTEVQTLLEFYQEIQLDHSKLEGSPPQVAGSLLAAPPHLKELMREEIRLLLRGLQQKAFKEGRDQDCAIAKYSPHVVTFALKGDAGIGRPASGSTTFIQSLPSKAINDLGPFCNKLNITHFGEVAFRLRTLLEDECRALERCISHLQGQLEKACHQAAQLLETTHEPTMAELQEEKHAMERDLQLSQSQLSSTGSLKSKPFGSSGYQPQPSHLGGTAKGPDFRETPPASSSSPQNQMTSLCHQGQPWRSYLEKGPQRWLQQKELRQARKDKDIQLHSLMTAAPPTGSRFSSACEIAIAGVVPAFTPAPPPKPCPLQRFCPNTRLLRCKGPS; this is encoded by the exons ATGTTGCTCTTGCTTGATGCATCCGGGCAACCCTTGCAACCAGCAGCATCGCTCTGGAAGATGGTGGAGGATCAAGTAGCGCCCAGTGAGAGGCTGGAGGTGAAGACCATCTTGGGAGATGATGTTGTGGAACGGAGCTTGGAGCTGCACACTGAG GTGCAGACCCTGCTGGAATTCTATCAGGAGATACAGCTGGACCACTCAAAACTGGAAGGGAGCCCTCCACAAGTAGCTGGCAGCTTGCTTGCTGCTCCACCCCATCTTAAGGAGCTGATGAGGGAGGAAATTCGCCTTCTTCTGAGGGGCCTCCAGCAAAAAGCATTTAAGGAAGGCAG GGACCAAGATTGCGCCATTGCTAAATACAGTCCCCATGTGGTCACCTTTGCTCTGAAGGGAGATGCTGGAATTGGACGGCCTGCCTCTGGGAGCACCACCTTCATCCA GTCATTGCCCTCCAAAGCCATCAATGACCTGGGACCCTTCTGTAATAAACTGAATATCACCCATTTTGGTGAGGTAGCCTTTCGACTCCG gaCCCTGCTGGAAGATGAATGCCGTGCTTTAGAAAGGTGCATCTCTCATTTACAG GGTCAGCTGGAAAAGGCGTGTCATCAGGCTGCACAGTTGCTAGAGACAACACATGAGCCTACCATGGCTG AACTGCAAGAAGAGAAGCATGCCATGGAGCGAGACCTGCAGCTGAGCCAGTCTCAGTTGTCCTCTACTGGTTCCTTGAAGTcaaagccttttgggagcagtggCTATCAGCCTCAACCTAG CCATTTGGGAGGTACAGCAAAAGGACCAGACTTCAGAGAGACACCTCCTGCTTCTTCATCCAGTCCACAAAATCAAATGACTTCTTTATGCCATCAGGGACAGCCATGGAGGAGCTACTTAGAAAAAGGCCCACAAAGATGGCTACAGCAAAAGGAACTCAGGCAAGCACGGAAAGACAAGGACATTCAGTTGCACAGCCTTATGACTGCAGCACCTCCCACAGGAAGTAGATTCAGTTCAGCATGTGAGATAGCGATAGCAGGGGTAGTCCCTGCCTTCACCCCTGCACCTCCCCCAAAACCATGTCCACTGCAGCGCTTCTGCCCTAATACTAGGTTGCTGCGGTGCAAAGGGCCCAGCTAG
- the LOC125432473 gene encoding von Willebrand factor C domain-containing protein 2-like, whose product LSGEEGVRCRGGLAGLGFLEGAGGGGTKAEAREGSGSLCEGDLQVGASKLRQGRQVRLWWAARSSCPRSCSSLSTGATVNLCPGRCCLSLAMPFPWAQLSLALVLLTLGPSPALAGPVSTCDANGSLYYVGEWYFLHSDHCTQCECTPEGPSCARTDCAALPPACIHVSHYPSDCCPRCERVGCEHRGQVYELGQHFQPSECEQCTCDTDGIARCLVADCAPPPCVNPVYEKGHCCPTCKDGPNCYVDASQRQIIPSGESVWVGHCMHCQCHDGQDAGYWEGNRVAKCELLPGCQATTGHHA is encoded by the exons ctcagtggggaggagggggtgcgcTGCCGCGGCGGACTGGCCGGGCTTGGGTTTCTCGAAGGGGCGGGAGGCGGCGGCACAAAGGCCGAGGCACGCGAGGGCAGCGGCAGCCTCTGCGAGGGGGACCTCCAGGTGGGAGCCTCTAAACTCCGACAAGGGCGTCAGGTTAGGCTGTGGTGGGCCGCCCGGAGCTCCTGCCCCCGCTCCTGCTCCTCATTGTCCACGGGGGCCACGGTCAATTTATGCCCCGGGCGTTGTTGCTTGAGTCTGGCGATGCCTTTCCCCTGGGCACAGCTGAGCCTAGCCCTGGTGCTGCTGACTCTGGGGCCCAGCCCGGCACTGGCGGGGCCGGTCAGCACCTGTGACGCTAACGGGAGCCTGTACTACGTGGGCGAGTGGTACTTCTTGCACAGCGACCACTGCACCCAGTGCGAGTGCACGCCCGAAGGGCCATCCTGCGCTCGCACGGACTGCGCCgccctgccacctgcctgcaTCCACGTCAGCCACTACCCCAGCGACTGCTGCCCACGCTGCGAACGTGTCGGCTGTGAACATCGAGGACAGGTTTACGAGTTGGGACAGCACTTCCAG CCATCAGAATGTGAACAGTGTACCTGTGATACAGATGGCATAGCTCGCTGCCTAGTGGCTGACTGTGCCCCTCCACCATGTGTCAATCCTGTCTATGAGAAGGGTCACTGCTGCCCCACCTGCAAGGATG GACCCAACTGTTATGTGGATGCGAGCCAGCGTCAAATCATTCCTTCTGGGGAAAGTGTTTGGGTGGGGCACTGCATGCATTGCCAGTGTCATGATGGCCAAGATGCTGGCTACTGGGAAGGAAATCGCGTAGCCAAGTGTGAGCTATTACCAGGCTGCCAGGCTACAACTGGACACCATGCTTGA
- the B4GALT2 gene encoding beta-1,4-galactosyltransferase 2: protein MSRLLVGVTLERICKAVLLLCLLHFLIIMILYFDVYAQRLDFFSRFNVRNASRTLPYVNISRPNSTAGPLGPELPAPSARSVSSNSTITEKPLPPCPEMPPGLVGRLLIEFSSPMSMERVQRENPDVQEGGKYSPPDCLPRQKVAILIPFRHREHHLKYWLHYLHPILRRQKVSYGIYIINQFGEDTFNRAKLLNVGFLEALHDDESYDCFIFSDVDLVPMDDRNLYRCYDQPRHFAVAMDKFGFRLPYSGYFGGVSGLSKTQFLKINGFPNEYWGWGGEDDDIFNRISLNGMKVSRPDARIGRYRMIKHERDRHNEPNPQRFTKIQNTKVTMKRDGIGSLQYHLVGVSSHPMYTNVTVEIGHPPPRPPRG from the exons ATGAGCAGATTGCTGGTGGGGGTGACCTTGGAGAGGATCTGCAAGGCTGTACTGCTCCTATGTCTACTGCACTTCCTTATCATCATGATCCTCTACTTTGATGTCTATGCCCAGCGCCTGGACTTTTTCAGTCGCTTCAATGTGCGCAATGCCTCTCGCACTCTGCCGTATGTCAACATCTCTCGGCCTAACAGCACTGCTGGGCCTCTGGGCCCTGAGCTCCCAGCCCCCAGTGCCAGGTCTGTCAGCAGCAACAGCACCATCACCGAGAAGCCCTTACCACCCTGCCCGGAGATGCCTCCTGGCCTAG TGGGCCGGCTCCTGATTGAATTCAGCTCTCCAATGAGCATGGAGCGGGTGCAACGGGAGAACCCAGATGTGCAAGAGGGTGGCAAATACTCACCCCCAGACTGCTTGCCTCGCCAGAAGGTGGCCATCCTTATCCCCTTCAGGCACCGTGAGCACCATCTCAAGTACTGGCTGCACTACCTGCATCCCATTCTTCGACGACAGAAGGTGTCCTATGGCATCTACATCATTAACCAG TTTGGTGAAGACACATTCAACCGAGCCAAACTCTTGAATGTCGGCTTCTTGGAGGCCTTGCATGATGATGAGAGCTATGATTGCTTCATCTTCAGCGATGTTGATCTTGTGCCCATGGATGATCGGAATCTCTATCGTTGTTATGATCAGCCTCGGCACTTTGCTGTTGCCATGGATAAGTTTGGTTTCCG GCTGCCATACTCAGGCTACTTTGGAGGCGTCTCTGGCCTGAGCAAGACACAGTTTCTGAAGATCAATGGCTTCCCTAATGAGtactggggctggggtggggaagATGACGACATCTTTAACCG GATTTCACTTAATGGCATGAAAGTGTCACGTCCTGATGCCCGCATTGGGCGCTATCGCATGATCAAGCATGAGCGTGACCGTCACAATGAGCCCAATCCTCAGCG GTTCACGAAGATCCAGAATACCAAGGTTACCATGAAACGTGATGGCATTGGCTCACTGCAGTACCACCTGGTGGGGGTGTCTAGCCATCCCATGTACACCAATGTAACTGTGGAGATAGGACATCCACCACCACGCCCACCTCGGGGTTGA